The sequence below is a genomic window from Nicotiana tomentosiformis chromosome 6, ASM39032v3, whole genome shotgun sequence.
aaaaaataattaattaatgttAGTATCAAAAAGAAAAGTCTAACTTCTCTCCTCCAATgtctttttttatttaatttaactTTGGCTCGCTTGACTATTTGATTTTAGAggattttttgagattttgggCAATAAAGTTAGTAAGGGATCCAATTctaatttgacttttatgtactAACAATAAAAATTGTAGGCGACTCAAACTAATCATAGTGCTAAAGACAAACTAATTTTCTGAACCTAAACGACTAATATAATTCCGTAATTTAGAAGTGTCACTATTGTTGAGGTACTAATAATGATAGATCTACTTCGGTTGAGATATAGACTTTTTTGTTCACTTTCATATACAAATGGGgtacaaagaaaatcgataaatcgCACCAAATTaataattcgagtcaaaccgaaaaaaaaattcgatgtcgtttggtttggtattaaaaaataaaacccgaccataattggtttggtttggttttaactaaaaaaggtcaaaccgaaaccaaactaacccgatagtacatttatataatttttaaaaatattttatacatataaatatttattgtaatataatttataaatatttcttaaactttttcacaattttatcttttaacgtattatttcaaatttagacttaacattcttgaatggtaaataattttaaagcccataaatgtagtaactcaaacaaagttcaaatcaatactaatgctaacaaaagaaattcaattcaatactaggaatgacaatagtgttggataattattttagttttatattggtttataatgaaaatgcataacttagtttatctttttctttagtgcttagttatgtaattaatgttagtacttattagctatacttattttagcataacctatatagtatttttagattatgttagttttcattatggcttattaattagcaatatttattttatgtaattttattattttatctttgttattgaatattttagtataatgctatgacttatctcatattattgtgttagtttcttgaaaatacattatatagttgtattttactaggacttaagaaatatttggagcacaagttacatattttatgctatgaagactttaccgaaaaaaatccgaaaacccgaaaaaaaaacccgagaaaaatcgagattgaaaaatccgactttgttggtttggtttggtttataaatttaaaaatccgatactattgatttggtttgataattgaaaaatccgaaccaacccgccATATGTCCATAGATACAACGACATCATTTGTTCTTTTAGGACCTCCTTTAAGATTTTCCATATTTCAAATGCAATGTCTTTTTCTAACGCTGCTACTTTTTTGTTTACCTTGTGTAAGGGTGTTCATAAAAAATTCGAAAAATCGAAAACAAAATCAAAACGATCAAAAAAAATATActttttggtttggtttggttttggtttggaattttaaaaaccgatcaaatttggcttgattttgattttaataaaaaataaccaaaaaaattgaaccaaaccgactatagaaatagctatttcaaatttatttttacacttatatatatatatatatatatatatacacacacttatACAAAGTTTCTAAATTTTATGGTATATGTTAATCGTTTGCACTTTTAGTAAAAttatttgcctttacattctagtttgattggtagttttcttttgctaagtataaGAATCCATTTCAAGTTAATCTATTTTTAATTGAgttcttaaattattcatcactatttgattcaattatcatcaatatatcttggtaaatgatataTTTCTTAGAGcgcaattgatttgatagtgttacgttgaaaatgcaGTCGCCAATATATGTGTTtcgtagtgtatgtctcatatttaagaaaaaactgataaataaccgaaaaaatgaCAAAACCCGACATAAACCGAATCCATAAAAAATGACttgattggtttggtttggttctaatatttgaaaaaccgacttggtttggtttctttttaagaAAAAATCGATTCAAACTGAACCATAAACACCCCTAATCTTGTGTTTTCTTTCACAGTAAGAGCAACTATTGTCACTCGCCCCGAATAAGTATCATGTATTTACCTACCAAAACGTAGGTAAATAGAAAGAAATTACCTAATATCTTTTTTTAATTGTACTAAGATTTGAACTTTAGGTTTTTGGATTTGCATCGACTTTATTGATAACTAAGACACAACTTTGAGTGCGGAACTATTTATTATTTTGACGGTAACTATTTAGCTCAATAAGCTATATAATCGACCTTTGTTATATAAGAAGCAGAATCATTGTGATCCAAGTTTTCAGAAGAATAACAGTTACTATACTTTTGGTGGTTCGACGTATTATTTTGTACAGCTGGTGAAAATGTCTCATTAAAGTATATTCCTTCTTGTTGAATATCACCTCGTACTACTAATCTTGCCTTCAAACATTCCACACTGCCATCAGAATAATGTTTTGCCTTGTAAACCCATTTACAAGGTAAAGCTTTTcctccgggggggggggggggaaggggaaGAGTTCCACCACTTCCCAATATTATTGAGTTCCAAAGCCTCTATCTCCTTTGCCATAACTTCTTGCCAACCTGGGTGGTATGCTGCTTAAGAGTAAGAGGTGGGTTGCTTGATATAGGTTAAGGAGTTTAGAAGGTGTTGATTTGAAGTAGTGAGGCCAAAGAAAGGGAAACTAGGGGTTGTAACAAGGAACAGGAAACAAGAGTTGCTTACATCTGTAAGATGCAAAGCATTACATATGTAATCTTTAAGGTAGGCAGGGGGGTTATGTGGTCTAGATGATATTCTGATGAGCCCATCAAGTAGGGGTTCAACAGGAGAAGGAGAGGCAGTAGGAATGAGAGATTAGGTGATATAAGAAGGGGAGTATGAGGTTGTATTAGGAGGAGGATAGAAGGTAGGGGATAATGGTTCTTCAGAGGGGAGTCCAAAGGAACTGGGATAGGAAAAGGATAAGAGGAGCCAGTAGAACAGTTAGGCATTTGAGCAAAGGTAAGAAAGAGACATCACAACCACCATACTTCTTAGAAGAAAAAGGGAAACAGTCTTTCATGAAAGAATATCCCTTTACACAAAAGATTGTAGAGTTTGAAGATTTAGTACTTTGTATCCCTTCTTCCCATGAGGATAACCCAAGAAAATACAAGCAATGACTTTAGGTTGAAATTTTGTTCTATGGTGAGAAAGAGTATATGCAAAACATAAACAACCAAAACATCTAAGAGCAGAATAATCAGGTTTAGAGTGAAATACGATCTAATAAGGAGTTTTAAAATCTAAAACCTTTGAAGGAAACTTGTTTATTAGATGTGTGACAGTCAAGACACAATCCCCCCAATAGGAAATAGGTAATATGATTGAAAGATCAAAGCTCTTGAAGATTCTAAAAAATGCTTGTGTTTTCTCTccacaactccattttgttgtggagaaCCAATACAAGtggtttgatgttgaattccaTGAGAAATAAAAAACTCTATCTGTGACTTCCTACTACCCAATTCAAAAGCATTATCAGATCTTATGATCTTAACTTTAGTGTGAAATTATCTTTCCACTATAGCTAAGAAGGATTTGAGAATTGGAAAAGCATTTGACTTGGCGCTTAGTAAGTAAGTCCAAGTTCCTCGACTaaaattatcaataattattagAAAATATCTACATCCATCATATGTTGGATTGCCATAAGGTCCTCAAGTATCTATATGAATTAAATCAAACACATTTTCGGACGAAATGGAACTAGTGGGAAAGGAAAGTTTGGATTGTCTTGCCATATATAAGACAAACAACACAAGAAATAGAAAACTTAAAACAAGAAACAAGAATAGAAGAAATATTTTTCATATTGCTCAAAAGTATGTGGCCTAATCTATAATGCCATAATTTCTCTTTTATATTGAAATCTGAAGAAGTAAAACAAGAATATAAAGCAGGTTTATAatgtttttctttaaaatttatgcTAGATACAAAATATCTACTAGTGAAATTGAACTAAATTCTTGGAAATAGTTGCAGAAGGCCTTGATTGAAGAATGTAAAGTCCTCATCTCTCCCTACCAATCTCCCGAGGGCTCTTTAGTGGAGGGCCTTGCACTAGAAAACAAGTAGAATGAGTGAAAAACAGTGAGTGACTGAGTTGCTTACACAACTTGTGAACAGACCGGAGATTATACTTAAATGAAGGCACATACAAAATATTTTGTAGAACCAGATTAGAAAAGTGTGTAACATATCCATAACGAGTAACTAGGAACTTTTGAGAGTTAGAAAGATTAACTATTCTAAGCTTGATTAAAGGTTTAAGTTCAGTAAAGAATCCTTTGTTATAAGTCATGTGCACAGAAGCTCCACTATCTAAAATCCATGATTGAGTATTGATTTGAAAAAAATATGCAAGGGATTTGAAAAAACTGGGTATACCAGTACAGTTGGCAATGACAGAATCATCAGAGGTAGTGGCTCCTTGCTAACCAAGGTTTACCTGTTTAAGGAGTTGAAGTAGCTGTGCTACATTCTCTTTGGTGAGTAACTTTGCTTCTGAATCTGCAACTATCTGTTCCCCTTCATTGTTTGTAGTGAATGTATTATTTGCCTGAGTTGCTCCCTGAAATTTTCTCTGCTTTGTAAACTTAAAATCTATTGGAAACCCATGGATTTTGTAACACTTTTCAATGTTATGACCTGGCTTCTTGCAATAAGCACATATCCTTGAGTATTTCTTTGCATCTGAACCCTCTTTCTGTCCATTGTAGTCATTGAACTTCTTCCCCCCTCCTGTCTGATTAGCAACAAAAGAGGCTGACTCCCCTAGATTAGTAGGGGTAGCATGAATCTCCCTCTGCTTTTTATCCTGCATAGTAATGAGTATGCTTGACCAATGGATGGCAGGGGAGAGGACAAGAGTATATTGCTCCTAACTCCTATAAAGGAGTCATTCAAACCTATAAAAAATTGTAGTAGTCTCTCGTCCTGATGAGCTTTCATAGCCTTATCCTTAGCACCATAATCAAAGTTGCACACACAAGCAGAGAAAGTATTGAGAGCATCTAGTTCATCCCATAAACTTTTCATCTTAATGAAGTAAGTAAAAACACTGTGGTTACCTTGCATAACAACACTTAATTTCTTTTGTAGTTGGAAAAGTTTGGCTCCATTTGTTTGACCAAATCTGTCTTCGAGGTCATTCTAAAAGTCCTTTGCACTCTGAGAATACAACACTCTCTGCCATCTCTTTTAATACTGAGTTGAGAAGCCATGAGAGAACCATGTCATTGCACCTTGACCAAGCCCCGTGAAGTCTATAATCTACATCAGGAAGAGCTAGGGTTCCATCAATGAACCCTAATTTATTCTTAGCAGACAAAGCTATCACTATAGCTCGTCTCCACCCTCCATACGCTCTTCCATCAAAAGCTGAAGATACCAGGTTCATACCTGGGTAATCAGAAGTATGCAAATAGTAAGGGTGAGCTGAATCAACCAAAGAGTTAGTAATAGAACCAGTTGCAACAGGCGTAGATGGGGTTGAAGTAGAAGAAAGGACTACATCAGTGGTTTATCCATTAGTTCCCATGTATGGGAGATGAAACAATTTGAAAAATTagaatttgtaaaaaaaaaaaaaaaaaggtgattTGAGGCAGCTTAATCACTTCTCCGATACCATGACAGAATTGAAAGAAAAGGATCGATAGAATTTTCTGTGTATTGATTAAATGAGTAACGGACTATACAAGCTACCTCTTATATACAACAAAAATGGAATCTAAAATATAATTGTCTATACACTTGTCTCTATTCTATTGGCTACTCTATAATAAACTCACATGCTAATTACAAGAATAAATAATATGTGTAAATTAGAAACTTAAATATCTTATCTTCAGCTTCTTCTAGTAGGCCCAAGAAGCAAACATTCCGATGAGCCTAATGAATGTGAGCCCAATAGCTATGCAGAGCCCAATATCTTTATAAATTCTAGTCAAAACATTTGTTTGTTTGTAACCGTTGATTATTTCCACGTGGCTGGATCTCATCTAATCAAGATATTATAAAGATGTTCAGACATCAATTGTATCGAACACCCTAGCAGACCACTGTACCTTCTACAAAACCTTTCTTGTTCATCGGGGAAGAAAACCCAAATCCAACATAAACATGTGCAAAAGATTATAGGAGTAATCAACAGTTCAAGATTACAAAATTTAGATTGTAAGGACTCGAGACAACAATGTTTAACATAACAAGACTTTGCAATTTGGGATGGAAGTCAATAATGTGGACTAGTTAGTGAAGTTTTAAATGTGGACAACGTTAATTAAGACTTTGCAATTTTGTAGGACGTTAATAAGAATGTTAACCGATATTCAGGACGCTTAATGTGTTGGAATTTGCATATTGTCTTAGGGCAAGAAACAAATCGCTTCAACCATATTATAAGCATCGTTTGGTTGGGAAA
It includes:
- the LOC104110877 gene encoding uncharacterized protein is translated as MQDKKQREIHATPTNLGESASFVANQTGGGKKFNDYNGQKEGSDAKKYSRICAYCKKPGHNIEKCYKIHGFPIDFKFTKQRKFQGATQANNTFTTNNEGEQIVADSEAKLLTKENVAQLLQLLKQCKALH